From Candidatus Polarisedimenticolia bacterium, the proteins below share one genomic window:
- the arsS gene encoding arsenosugar biosynthesis radical SAM (seleno)protein ArsS (Some members of this family are selenoproteins.): protein MPVQTRSLKARGEALSSAAEQVRLLQSGGGFPRFEETLARASLDPLGATGIAVFQINVGKLCNQTCRHCHVDAGPDRTESMSRETAEMCMAALARSDIPTVDITGGAPELNPSFRYLVVESRRLGRHVMDRCNLSVLLLPAQADLAAFLAGHAVEIVASLPSVAPSQTDAQRGAGVFGKSIAALRVLNDLGYGREGSGLVLNLVTNPVGAFLPPSQESQEEHFRSRLARDHGVVFNRLYTITNMPISRFLEFLLESGNYEGYMRRLVDAFNPAAARSVMCRSMLSVGWDGRLYDCDFNQMLELALGPGVPAHVRDFDPASLGARRIVTGNHCYGCTAGAGSSCGGTTT, encoded by the coding sequence ATGCCGGTCCAGACCCGAAGCCTCAAGGCCCGCGGCGAGGCACTCTCGTCGGCGGCCGAGCAGGTGCGCCTCCTGCAATCCGGCGGCGGATTCCCGCGCTTCGAGGAGACCCTGGCGCGGGCGTCGCTCGATCCGCTCGGGGCGACCGGCATCGCGGTCTTCCAGATCAACGTCGGGAAGCTCTGCAACCAGACGTGCCGCCACTGCCACGTGGACGCGGGCCCGGACCGCACCGAATCGATGTCGCGCGAGACGGCGGAGATGTGCATGGCCGCCCTGGCGCGGTCCGACATCCCGACCGTCGACATCACCGGCGGGGCGCCCGAGCTGAACCCGAGCTTCCGGTACCTGGTCGTCGAGTCGAGGAGGCTCGGGCGGCACGTGATGGACCGGTGCAACCTGAGCGTGCTGCTCCTTCCTGCCCAGGCGGATCTCGCGGCGTTCCTGGCGGGGCACGCCGTCGAGATCGTGGCGTCTCTTCCGTCGGTGGCCCCTTCGCAGACGGACGCGCAGCGGGGCGCGGGGGTGTTCGGGAAATCGATCGCGGCGCTCCGCGTCCTGAACGATCTGGGGTATGGCCGGGAAGGGAGCGGCCTGGTCCTGAACCTGGTCACGAACCCGGTCGGCGCCTTCCTGCCGCCCTCGCAAGAGTCCCAGGAGGAGCACTTCCGGAGTCGCCTCGCCCGCGACCACGGCGTCGTGTTCAACCGCCTCTACACCATCACCAACATGCCGATCAGCCGCTTCCTCGAGTTCCTGCTCGAATCCGGCAACTACGAGGGCTACATGCGGCGTCTGGTGGACGCCTTCAATCCCGCCGCCGCCCGGTCGGTCATGTGCCGGTCCATGCTGTCGGTCGGCTGGGACGGGCGGCTCTACGATTGCGACTTCAACCAGATGCTCGAGCTGGCCCTCGGGCCCGGCGTGCCGGCCCACGTCCGCGACTTCGATCCGGCCTCCCTGGGAGCGCGGCGCATCGTCACGGGGAACCATTGCTACGGCTGCACCGCCGGCGCAGGCTCCTCCTGCGGCGGGACCACGACCTGA
- a CDS encoding dienelactone hydrolase family protein, producing MRTGRALAVAFASLALGTAASAAIRTREVEYRQGETRLQGFFAWDDAVKGRRPGVIVVHEWWGHNEHARNQAKRLAAAGYVGFALDLYGKGKVTTHPKDAEAFMNEATKDASVLTARFNAALDQLKRNPKVDPAKIAAIGYCFGGAVVLGMARSGLDLAAVASFHGLLATQTPAEPGKVRARILVLTGEDDPMIPPAQVEAFKNEMMAAGAKFEVISYPGARHSFTNPHADAAGMPALAYNADADQKSWAKMLEMFQEVFR from the coding sequence ATGCGCACCGGACGGGCCTTGGCAGTGGCGTTCGCCTCGCTGGCGTTGGGGACTGCGGCCTCCGCCGCGATCAGGACCAGGGAGGTCGAATACCGGCAGGGGGAGACCAGGCTGCAGGGATTCTTCGCCTGGGACGATGCGGTCAAGGGCAGGCGGCCCGGCGTCATCGTCGTCCACGAATGGTGGGGACACAACGAGCATGCCCGGAACCAGGCCAAGAGGCTCGCGGCGGCCGGTTACGTGGGGTTCGCTCTCGACCTGTACGGCAAGGGAAAGGTGACCACCCATCCGAAGGACGCCGAGGCGTTCATGAACGAGGCCACGAAGGACGCCTCCGTCCTGACGGCGCGGTTCAACGCGGCCCTCGACCAGCTCAAACGGAACCCCAAGGTCGACCCCGCGAAGATCGCCGCCATCGGCTACTGCTTCGGCGGCGCCGTGGTCCTCGGCATGGCGCGATCGGGCCTGGATCTGGCCGCCGTCGCGAGCTTCCACGGGCTGCTCGCCACCCAGACCCCCGCGGAGCCGGGGAAGGTCAGGGCGCGGATCCTGGTGCTCACGGGCGAGGACGATCCGATGATCCCGCCGGCCCAGGTGGAGGCCTTCAAGAACGAGATGATGGCCGCCGGCGCGAAGTTCGAGGTGATCAGCTACCCGGGCGCCAGGCACAGCTTCACCAACCCCCATGCGGACGCGGCCGGCATGCCCGCCCTGGCGTACAACGCGGACGCCGATCAGAAGTCCTGGGCGAAGATGCTCGAGATGTTCCAGGAGGTCTTTCGCTGA
- a CDS encoding arsenosugar biosynthesis-associated peroxidase-like protein, which produces MDTYYHPKDLAHFADLGKGNPALWEKFQAYYGAVFAPGALTEREKSLIALAVAHAVQCPYCIDAYTQASLEKGSNIEEMTEAVHVACAIRGGASLVHGVQMRNAATKISM; this is translated from the coding sequence ATGGACACCTACTACCACCCGAAAGACCTCGCCCATTTCGCCGACCTGGGGAAGGGGAACCCGGCCCTGTGGGAGAAGTTCCAGGCCTACTACGGGGCCGTCTTCGCCCCGGGGGCCCTGACCGAGAGGGAGAAATCGCTCATCGCCCTCGCCGTGGCGCACGCCGTCCAGTGCCCCTACTGCATCGACGCCTACACGCAGGCCAGCCTCGAGAAGGGATCGAACATCGAGGAGATGACCGAGGCGGTGCACGTCGCCTGCGCCATCCGGGGCGGCGCCTCGCTCGTCCACGGCGTCCAGATGCGCAACGCCGCCACGAAGATCTCGATGTAG